Proteins encoded together in one Caldicellulosiruptor saccharolyticus DSM 8903 window:
- a CDS encoding cyclic pyranopterin monophosphate synthase MoaC/MOSC-domain-containing protein — translation MEFTHLNKEGIPQMVDVSNKEITERIAKASGRIYVGSEVIKAIEESRLPKGDIFSVAKIAGIMAAKKTSELIPLCHNIFLSHVDISYSVNKEQGYIEAVSEIKTQAQTGAEMEAITAVLIFLETIYDMCKALKKDMVITDVRLIEKMGGKSGYYIFDERKSSAKVISINISRQKGTPKEPVEEAHVIENFGIEGDAHAGTLHRQVSLLDMSSIKKMEEYGIKGLCFGKFAENITTEGLDISKIQLGTKLKIGDDVILEISQIGKKCHGGGCEIARTIGVCIMPKEGLFARVLKGGKIRVGDIIEILG, via the coding sequence ATGGAGTTTACTCATTTGAATAAAGAGGGAATACCGCAGATGGTTGATGTATCAAATAAGGAAATAACCGAAAGAATTGCGAAGGCAAGTGGCAGAATTTATGTGGGAAGCGAGGTCATAAAAGCGATAGAAGAAAGCAGGCTACCAAAGGGTGATATATTTTCGGTAGCAAAGATTGCTGGGATAATGGCGGCGAAAAAGACATCAGAACTGATTCCGCTTTGCCACAATATATTTCTATCACACGTCGATATCTCATATTCGGTAAACAAAGAACAAGGTTATATAGAGGCAGTATCAGAGATAAAGACACAAGCACAAACAGGTGCTGAGATGGAGGCAATAACAGCAGTTTTGATTTTTTTAGAGACAATCTATGACATGTGCAAGGCACTCAAAAAGGATATGGTTATTACAGATGTGAGATTAATTGAAAAGATGGGTGGAAAGTCAGGGTATTATATCTTCGATGAAAGAAAAAGCTCTGCAAAGGTCATTTCAATAAATATAAGCAGGCAAAAAGGTACACCAAAAGAACCGGTTGAAGAGGCACATGTAATTGAAAATTTTGGCATAGAAGGAGATGCTCATGCAGGTACATTACACAGACAAGTAAGCCTTCTTGATATGTCCAGCATAAAAAAGATGGAAGAGTATGGTATAAAAGGCCTTTGCTTTGGCAAGTTTGCAGAAAATATTACAACAGAAGGACTGGATATAAGCAAAATCCAGCTTGGTACAAAGCTAAAGATAGGAGATGATGTAATACTTGAGATAAGCCAGATAGGGAAAAAATGCCATGGGGGTGGATGTGAGATAGCAAGGACGATTGGTGTTTGTATAATGCCAAAAGAGGGGCTGTTTGCAAGAGTATTAAAAGGTGGTAAAATAAGGGTAGGAGATATCATAGAAATTTTAGGCTAA
- a CDS encoding MogA/MoaB family molybdenum cofactor biosynthesis protein yields the protein MAFTFAVITCSDKGSKGEREDLSGKEIINLLQAHGFSNVYYKIVPDEKEKIKQALIEAANAGANLILTTGGTGFYKRDVTPEATLEVIQKQTPGISELIRYETGKINKRSYLSRGVSGIYENSLIINLPGSPKAVKECFEAVLPILEHGLNILLENERECAKTE from the coding sequence ATGGCATTTACATTTGCAGTGATAACATGCTCAGACAAGGGTTCAAAAGGAGAAAGAGAAGACCTGAGCGGAAAAGAGATAATAAATCTCTTACAAGCTCATGGATTTTCAAATGTGTATTACAAGATTGTACCTGATGAAAAAGAAAAAATAAAACAGGCTTTAATCGAGGCAGCAAATGCTGGTGCAAACCTCATTTTAACAACTGGAGGCACTGGCTTTTATAAAAGAGATGTTACACCTGAGGCAACACTTGAGGTCATACAAAAACAAACCCCTGGTATTTCTGAACTAATCAGGTATGAGACAGGCAAGATAAATAAAAGGAGCTATCTTTCGCGCGGAGTTTCAGGAATATATGAGAATAGCCTCATAATCAACCTTCCCGGCTCACCAAAGGCAGTAAAAGAGTGCTTTGAGGCAGTTTTGCCAATTTTAGAGCATGGATTAAATATCTTGCTTGAAAATGAGAGGGAATGTGCTAAGACAGAGTGA
- a CDS encoding CheR family methyltransferase, which translates to MNLDYEWFKKKILEYVGINLSYYKEKQMKRRIESLMKKNGFQNYADYYSALTKDQRLFNEFINYLTINVSEFYRNPQQWEILEREIMPYILKRAKRPRIWSAACSTGEEPYSIVMLLTRFFPLNEIKILATDIDDDAIKKAKEGIYLRKSLEGLPQEFVRRFFRENGELYYISDEIKRCVEFKHHDLLKDPYPIGMDLIVCRNVLIYFTEEAKDMVYKNFNKSLVMNGILFVGSTEQIIMPQKYGLKPIRTFFYEKVMSI; encoded by the coding sequence ATGAATCTTGATTACGAATGGTTTAAAAAGAAGATTTTGGAGTATGTAGGAATAAATCTTTCGTATTATAAGGAAAAACAAATGAAAAGGCGAATAGAGTCTTTAATGAAGAAAAACGGCTTCCAAAACTATGCTGACTACTACAGTGCTCTGACAAAAGACCAAAGGCTTTTTAATGAGTTTATTAACTATCTGACAATAAATGTCTCTGAGTTTTATAGAAATCCACAACAGTGGGAAATACTCGAAAGAGAAATTATGCCATATATTCTCAAAAGGGCAAAAAGACCAAGAATTTGGTCAGCTGCCTGTTCAACGGGTGAAGAGCCATATTCAATTGTCATGCTTCTGACAAGGTTTTTTCCATTAAATGAAATAAAGATTTTGGCAACAGACATTGACGATGATGCTATAAAGAAAGCAAAAGAGGGTATATATTTGAGAAAAAGTCTTGAGGGACTACCGCAGGAATTTGTAAGAAGGTTTTTTAGAGAAAATGGAGAATTATATTACATAAGTGATGAGATAAAAAGATGTGTTGAATTCAAACACCATGACCTCTTAAAAGATCCTTATCCAATTGGAATGGATTTAATTGTCTGTAGAAATGTTCTTATTTACTTTACAGAAGAGGCAAAGGATATGGTGTATAAGAATTTCAATAAATCCCTTGTAATGAATGGCATTTTGTTTGTGGGTTCAACTGAGCAGATAATTATGCCTCAAAAGTACGGACTAAAACCAATAAGAACATTCTTTTATGAAAAGGTGATGAGTATTTGA
- a CDS encoding GNAT family N-acetyltransferase yields MVEIRQMNPSERHWVKKLIEQYGFQFYDSAITHVVDDKGNIIAASQLAVEETQALILSIVVEENFRKMGFGDGLLKMQINHCYKNGIPIIKVKKGMADEFFKKVGFVEDGEWLTLDVQAFYLNLRCK; encoded by the coding sequence ATGGTTGAAATAAGGCAGATGAATCCTTCTGAAAGACATTGGGTTAAAAAGCTTATAGAACAATATGGTTTTCAGTTCTATGATAGTGCGATAACTCATGTTGTGGATGATAAAGGTAATATTATTGCAGCTTCGCAGCTGGCGGTAGAAGAAACTCAAGCTCTAATTTTATCAATTGTGGTAGAAGAAAACTTTCGCAAAATGGGATTTGGCGATGGACTTTTAAAGATGCAGATAAATCATTGCTATAAAAATGGCATTCCAATTATAAAAGTTAAAAAAGGAATGGCAGATGAATTTTTCAAAAAAGTGGGATTTGTTGAAGATGGAGAGTGGCTCACCTTAGATGTGCAAGCATTTTATTTAAATTTGCGCTGCAAGTAA